A section of the Pediococcus inopinatus genome encodes:
- the cmk gene encoding (d)CMP kinase has product MEMQNIQVAIDGPASAGKSTVAKLVATAFGYIYCDTGAMYRAVTLQAMHDKIELTNESAILAMLKQIEIVFKPGDPVQHVFVNDSEVTEAIRQPEITNAVSTVASLPSIRTELVARQREIASQSNIVMDGRDIGTAVLPNAQVKIFLIASVDERAERRYKENIAKGINTSLSKLKDEIETRDRKDSTRKTSPLTKAADAIEVDTTSMNIEQVVKEITKIINKKIK; this is encoded by the coding sequence ATGGAAATGCAAAATATCCAGGTTGCAATTGATGGACCAGCATCTGCTGGAAAAAGTACGGTTGCCAAACTAGTAGCAACCGCGTTTGGCTATATCTACTGTGATACTGGTGCCATGTATCGAGCAGTAACATTACAAGCTATGCATGACAAAATTGAACTCACCAATGAGTCCGCAATCTTAGCAATGCTAAAACAGATAGAAATAGTTTTTAAACCTGGTGATCCAGTCCAGCACGTTTTTGTAAATGATTCAGAAGTTACGGAAGCCATCCGACAACCTGAAATTACAAATGCAGTTTCAACAGTTGCCAGCTTACCCAGCATTAGAACTGAATTGGTTGCTCGTCAACGAGAAATTGCATCTCAAAGTAACATTGTGATGGACGGACGTGATATTGGGACCGCAGTTTTGCCTAACGCCCAAGTGAAGATTTTTTTGATTGCCAGCGTTGATGAACGTGCGGAGCGTCGATATAAAGAAAATATCGCCAAAGGAATTAATACATCTTTGTCAAAATTAAAAGATGAGATTGAAACGCGGGATCGAAAAGATTCAACTAGAAAAACCTCTCCGCTGACTAAAGCCGCTGATGCCATTGAAGTTGATACAACCTCAATGAACATTGAACAGGTTGTAAAAGAGATTACTAAAATTATTAATAAAAAAATAAAATAA
- a CDS encoding LysM peptidoglycan-binding domain-containing protein gives MNQNNGNDSENEHKDSKQPDTEHFTTDKPSRSASRKSHRYTKLIITLVGIVIVLLFISPIVVYKYNQNNFNRPQTDAQIASSKKKASASSQKIADASAEKASKKAASSVSESKSKAQSTSSEKAKSSSLAESSSKAKASSKASESSSSSSSSSSSSSSDTNKKYVTVPAGEGLYRIAVNNGITQQKLMELNGLTSSSELTPGQRLRVK, from the coding sequence ATGAATCAAAATAATGGTAATGATTCTGAAAACGAGCACAAAGACAGTAAACAACCTGATACAGAGCACTTTACAACCGATAAGCCTTCAAGGAGTGCAAGTCGAAAATCACATCGATACACAAAACTAATAATTACTTTAGTAGGTATCGTAATTGTTTTACTATTTATTTCACCAATTGTGGTTTATAAATACAATCAGAATAATTTTAATCGACCACAAACTGATGCTCAAATTGCTTCCTCCAAAAAAAAGGCTAGTGCTTCTAGCCAAAAAATTGCAGATGCATCTGCCGAAAAAGCATCCAAAAAGGCAGCAAGTTCTGTTAGTGAAAGTAAATCGAAGGCGCAAAGTACTTCAAGTGAAAAGGCCAAAAGTAGTTCTTTAGCTGAATCTAGTTCTAAAGCCAAAGCTAGTTCTAAAGCATCAGAATCTAGTTCGAGTTCAAGTAGTTCAAGCTCAAGCAGTTCGAGCGACACAAATAAAAAATATGTCACAGTTCCGGCCGGAGAAGGATTATACAGAATCGCTGTCAACAATGGGATTACGCAACAAAAATTAATGGAATTAAATGGCTTAACAAGTAGTTCCGAATTAACACCTGGTCAACGTTTGCGCGTAAAATAA